A DNA window from Desulfovibrio desulfuricans contains the following coding sequences:
- a CDS encoding DNA-directed RNA polymerase subunit alpha C-terminal domain-containing protein: protein MKRAGINTVEELTNKTPEDMMKVRNLGRKSLEEVLAKLKELNLELNQGEE, encoded by the coding sequence CTGAAGAGAGCCGGAATCAATACGGTAGAAGAACTTACTAATAAGACTCCTGAAGATATGATGAAAGTTCGTAACCTCGGACGTAAATCACTTGAGGAAGTGCTTGCTAAGTTAAAAGAACTCAATCTTGAGTTGAATCAGGGCGAGGAATAA